A stretch of Bradyrhizobium sp. CCBAU 53338 DNA encodes these proteins:
- a CDS encoding LysR family transcriptional regulator encodes MEMHQVRYFLAVAQLLNFTRAAEECNVTQPSLTRAIKQLEAELGGDLFRRERPAAQLTELGQRMHPLLKQCYEAAAGARSLASSFKSGEVGALRVALTHAIDLSLLIPHLNQIRRQFNRLEFRFLRGSSREVADYLKKGEAELGIAAEIDGTWERLDVWPLFTENFDLVIGKDHRLASQSTIEFDDLRAEQMLSRNYCEHAGRISSSLREHGIDVDHGHEISSERDLIELVEADIGIAMVPHSSPVPGSLKRAAVSGLDARRTVSLYGVAGRQRTAVANTVMRMLRGADWRTIAG; translated from the coding sequence ATGGAAATGCACCAGGTCCGCTATTTCCTCGCGGTAGCGCAACTCCTGAACTTCACGCGCGCCGCCGAGGAATGCAACGTGACGCAACCCTCGCTGACGCGCGCCATCAAGCAGCTCGAGGCCGAGCTTGGCGGCGACTTGTTCCGCCGCGAGCGGCCGGCTGCACAACTGACCGAGCTTGGCCAACGGATGCATCCGCTGTTGAAGCAGTGCTATGAGGCCGCCGCCGGCGCACGCTCACTCGCCTCCTCTTTCAAGAGCGGTGAGGTCGGCGCGCTTCGTGTCGCGCTGACCCATGCAATCGATCTTTCACTGCTCATCCCCCACCTCAATCAGATCAGGCGGCAGTTCAACCGGCTCGAATTCCGCTTCTTGCGTGGTTCAAGCCGCGAAGTCGCTGACTATCTCAAGAAAGGTGAAGCCGAGCTCGGCATTGCCGCCGAGATCGACGGGACCTGGGAGCGGCTCGACGTCTGGCCGCTATTCACCGAGAATTTCGACCTCGTGATCGGAAAAGACCACCGGCTTGCGAGCCAAAGCACGATCGAATTCGACGATCTGCGCGCAGAGCAAATGCTGAGCCGAAACTATTGCGAGCATGCCGGCCGGATCTCGTCGAGCTTGCGCGAGCACGGCATCGATGTCGATCATGGCCATGAGATATCCAGCGAGCGCGACCTCATCGAGCTCGTCGAGGCCGACATCGGCATCGCGATGGTGCCGCACTCCTCACCGGTGCCCGGGAGCCTCAAGCGTGCCGCTGTTAGCGGCCTCGACGCGCGCCGCACCGTTAGCCTCTACGGCGTCGCTGGCCGTCAGCGCACAGCCGTCGCGAACACGGTGATGCGGATGCTGCGCGGCGCGGATTGGCGGACGATCGCGGGGTGA
- a CDS encoding peroxiredoxin-like family protein yields the protein MTSLTPSDAEQLKLAFQRCRDMEGTLNEQLRAYADAGREIFPAYGDAVDRLVERLSQNGGGENAPRPGEVMPPFMLPDDRGQLVGLPSLLACGPVAVMFFRGHWCPYCRLNVRAVIQAQDRIRAVGAQIVAIMPETQEYTGKFIADSGAPFPVLTDLDNGYALSLNLAIWLGTEIQRLLSYQDMAKFHGNDGWMLPIPAVFVVGRDGLVKARFVDPDFRKRMEIDDLLAALESGGRDN from the coding sequence ATGACGTCCCTGACCCCATCCGATGCTGAGCAGTTGAAACTCGCCTTTCAGCGCTGCCGCGATATGGAGGGCACGCTGAACGAGCAGCTTCGTGCCTATGCGGATGCCGGCCGTGAGATATTTCCTGCTTACGGGGACGCGGTCGATCGCCTGGTCGAGCGGCTGAGCCAAAACGGGGGCGGCGAGAACGCGCCGCGTCCGGGCGAGGTGATGCCGCCCTTCATGCTGCCCGACGATAGGGGGCAACTCGTTGGGCTGCCATCATTGCTGGCATGCGGACCTGTGGCGGTGATGTTCTTTCGCGGGCACTGGTGTCCCTACTGCCGGTTGAACGTCCGCGCCGTGATCCAAGCGCAGGACCGGATCCGTGCAGTAGGCGCACAGATCGTCGCGATCATGCCGGAGACGCAGGAATATACCGGGAAGTTCATCGCTGATTCGGGCGCACCGTTCCCGGTGCTCACCGATCTCGACAACGGCTATGCCCTGTCGCTCAACCTGGCGATCTGGCTTGGCACCGAGATCCAGCGGCTATTGTCATACCAGGACATGGCAAAATTCCACGGTAATGACGGCTGGATGCTGCCGATCCCGGCTGTGTTCGTTGTTGGTCGGGACGGCCTCGTCAAAGCCCGCTTCGTCGACCCCGATTTTCGCAAGCGCATGGAGATCGACGATTTGCTCGCGGCGCTGGAGAGCGGGGGCCGGGACAATTAG